From the genome of Vitis riparia cultivar Riparia Gloire de Montpellier isolate 1030 chromosome 2, EGFV_Vit.rip_1.0, whole genome shotgun sequence:
GTCTATATCTCTCCATACATACTCAAAGATTATATGGCAAAAGCTACTAACAACACATACGGGATTCAATTGACTGGTTTGATTAGTTGCTAACCTTGATTCGGATGAGGCCATCAGTCTGAAACACCCAATCCACAATATAATCATAATTGGCCACTGATGCTGCCATTCTAACCACAAGCGTCACCTTCGGTCTCACCTCTCGGATCTATCAGTAACCAAAACAAAACAGCTATCGTCATCCATTATTTTCAAACTTGGGGTACGTAATTACTTAAACCAACAAAATCAGAACATGGACCGTGTCATGGAATATGAACCCACACGGGGCATATCCATCGGGTCCAACCTTACCCCCATGCCTGTAATTGGACTCTCTGCGTGCCGCCATCCGATATCACCTGAATAGCTCTCAAAGATGCAGATCATATTTGATTGTACGAATGGCGTGCCATCAGCTGCAGCGAACACACCATCCATGTAGTATGCGTTTCGCGGACAATCGTTAAGCGGGTCAAGGGGCATTGCCTGGAGTCCAAACCCGTATTCGCCAGCATCCATGTAAGTCTTGAAGTACCATGCATCAGTTGGGTCCATGTATGGGACAAAAAACTCGGATGTTAAGCCTTTGTACATCACATTCCTCAGCAATCCGGTGTCCGGGTCCCGAAACATGACCCGGGAAATTATCACTCCGGCTCTTGATTCGGCTTTGAGGTGGAATTCCCAATTTGCCCATTTGATCAAGTGGTCGTTTTCTACTGTGAAACTCGGGCCCTTGGGCTGCTCTATGGATATCGGGTTGAGTAGGTTCGTGGGTTTGCTCTGGGCGGAGTAGCGATAGTCTGTGTTGGCGGCGTTGGGTATGGGGATGTTCTGTCCTCGATCTGAAATCTCGACCACTTGCTTGCTGTCCAAATCCACAAGCACCGTCAGACCTTCGATTGGCCTCATGTAGAAGTTGACAGTGTCCTTCATGGAGTAGCACTGGACCTTAATCAGCCGCCTCTTCTCCTCACTCTTCCCAAACCACCCCGTCGAAAGTGGCAAACAAGCGAGATCCGCCAGATCAATCCCGCGCTCGATGATCGTACGGTTGAAATTCCCATCCACAAGCGGAGCCTTCGTGGCCATCGTCATGTCCTCAACGGTCATCGTCGGGTAGCCGGAGGGAGGAAGGACGTCGTCTCGAGTGACCTGACTCGTGGCCAAGTCCACTGTCAACAAGTGCGACTCCCCCCCCACAAGTGCTATTACGGAAGCCCTCCGTGGCAGCATGGGGTTGCCTTTCTTCCACCGGAGGACGAGTGGCTTCGCCGGCTCCTCCAGGTCAACGGCGTGAATCGTATACCTCTTCGATGCTTTGAGCGGCGCGTGGGAAGAGAGGGTTGTACGGACACGGTTGATTTCTTGGACCGTGAGGGGGTCGAGAGGATGGTGGGGGACATCGGAAGAGTGGTGGCGGCGGTGGCCTCCTGTGGGGTTGGATGGGTTTGTTGTGAGGTGGGGTTTGGATTTGGAGGTGCACCATGGTGAGAAACTGGTGCAGTCGAGAAGCTCAGCCTTGTTGGAAGGAAGATAAGGGAAGTTTGCCCAGGTGAAGAGGAGAAGAAAGAGCCCCGTAACAAGAAAGAAGAGGAGGCGCAGCAGATTTCTGCCTTCCATCTCTGTATGAGTGTCCagaggaaaaagaaacaatttgCAGATAAGCTTGAAAGGGCAGAGAATCAGAGAATCTCAGGTGTTTATGTTAGGAGTGGGATTCAACCATGCCCCGTCATTGCCGAGTTGTAGAGAGTAGggaaatatctttttatttagatataaaaggaacatatttttaattatggtACCTTTGACATTTTCTATACCTCTTCAGTAAGAATCACATAGAATATTCCTTTCATTACGTCTTATTTCCAATGTCTGAATATCCCTGCGGCCCCTACTAAAAAGCAATGATAAGTGATAAATAACAAATACTATTCTCTATTTGGTTAGATCACTTAGATGAATTGtatcatcaattatcatatcCATACATAGGTGTGATTTTTATATCTTtactcattttatatatatatatatatatatatatatatatatatatatataattttttatattaaaaaattaagggcATGTTTGagtattattttgaaaaacagttttatattcttcgaaattaaaaaaaaaaaattacgtttgacaatcaaaaactattttttgttttttgttttaaaaaatagaaaacatgatatttttagaaaacaattttaattgtttttttatggttgctttaaaatataattatacatatatgtggaatgattaaaaataaaatattagacataaaaattgtttttaaaatatatttaaaaaaaaaataataaataagtttctAAACacacttttgttttataaaccataaaaaaataaaatagttttttaaaatcattcttaaaaagtttttttttaaaaccgcGAAAACAGTTACTaaataaatcttaattttttaattcaaaagaatcataaaataatactcATAAATGTATCATCATaatataatctttttatttataatttttaaatattttaatcatgaatattattaataaataaataaatgattacttactaaataataaattgtaaaacattttcaaataatactcAACATATGacaccttccatatttttttaaaaaatgcttaCAAGAATCATTACCAAACGGACTTTATAAacgtttcttaaaattactatcaaatgagTTTTAAACTTCATTTTACTTCTTATTAGAgcattaatagtaataataaaattaaataaaaagtgataACACACTAATTTATTTCctaacattaaaaatatataataatataattaacaaAACTATTGCTATTACAATGATAATTTATATGTATACCTTATACCTAAATAGTTTGTTAAGGCTAACtttgtttaaaataaacaataaaatttaatatttttcaagatattatttttaaaagatataagataaaaataatatatcaaatttaattataaatgaaacaaaagtaACAAGATTATTATCATATTTACTCTTACAAAATTCCTCAGTCTCATAATCATCGCACTTTGAATTACTATAATTTTGCTTATATAGATTTTCTGATATATTTATGACCACGACAATCAACAACGTTATGCCCTACTTCCCCACCATTAAAGCACTCTATTTTTCGTGTTTTAGATGaacccttttttctttcatttgtttaGTTCAAgatctttttccctttttagaatttgattttattaataatcttTTTATAAGCTTGCATGGTCTCTTAAGCTTTTTACCAAATAAAGAAAGCTCGATTATATATGCTCAAGAAATTTGAATGGTCTCTTACCAAATAATCTTtttgattaaaagaaatttgaatctCTCTTAAAGAACTCTACtttaatttttgtcttttaacTTATTTCAAGAGCTATAAACCGAGTTTATAATCCTAATATTGTTtcaattaatacaaaaatatatttgcatatttttaatatatttttacttcataatttactttgatttttttatatatttatatttaatttttattttgtattttataatttcagaagttgcaaataaaatttatttttctttttttcttctcccttttaaAGTTAACACAAaaacaaggggaaaaaaaaaaaaacaagcaaacaaagaaaaaaacaaaaacgaatattcctctttcttttttatttgccATAGGACCACTATCTTTCTAAAAAGGCTCTTCACTCCATACACCGGACACAACTCCCAATCCACTACACATCacaaatccattaaaaaaaccCCACTATCTCTAGCTCTCTGCTCTCCCCCACAGAGATCCGAGcctcttccatttttattttcaatctcaaCTCTCTCCTCTGGCCCCTTCCTCTCACGACAAAAAGGACTCCCCATTCTCATCTCTCCCCCAAACAAGGAAGCCCAGCACACTTCCGCacactctcactctctctccCTATGCAATGCTATTTTACATGTCTAAAgttattatattgtttaatttatattatatttatatttatcgttataaaaataaatttaaaattaaatatataatattattttatatatttatttatagtgCAATTTGTCTTCTCTGAGGCTTAATTCGTCTGCAATAATTGCTTTTCATCCACTTGAATAAGCCATCCCGAACCCATTTCAGCCAACTAACAACCCATTGggcctaaaaaaaaacaaacggaTTTTCATTTAACCTCAATGCCTTGTCCGACATTGAGAAAGGCTTTGCAGCCCTCATTACACACATCAAATTTGTTGCACCTATGGCCCAGAGACGGGTCAAATCTTAggtagtatttgtttttttaatttaattaaaaaaattaaaaaatttaatttttttattaaattaaaaataatttattgatattaattaatataattaaaataaatttatgatcaataaatttaatttaattatattaattgatatcaaCACACGTTacttacttttaattgaatataaaatatcaaaatattgaattttttctattcaaaccaaaaacaaatacaacttaaatatatgttttattccAATAGCACACTTTGGCCCAAAAGAATCGGCCCAATAACATGATTCAAATCCGGCCCAAAATTTTTCCAATGATTTGTTTTGAGAAAAAAAGGAGAACAGTGAATGGCTTGtaaaaatggaatgaatgaaTGGAGTTGAATCAGGTTTTGCACCTAAATATTTTCGATTAATTCTAATATAGATTGTTATTTTATGTGtaatttttttgggttaaaattgtaaaatattttaattcttctaaaatatattttgttttggatGAATTTTCGTTGCATTTAAGttgttttgtaatattttatgtacatagatgaaaataaaataaatagacaaaatattttcataactaaattttatattaattattttattgctataaaaattgattttatttttaatttttttttccaaaaaataaattcaacttAGTTaattattcatcaaatttattttactattgcgctttatttttaaataattttgttaaaataaataaaaaattaaaaattaaaaacaataaagaattgttttcaaataaattaaaataaaatcacagaGTCATCATGTGGGGCATGCACAGAGTCCTATGgccttaaaaatattattcttttattaaaaaaaatatttaagaggatttataaatctatatatggtagtcttcaatttaatttttaatgaatgtatgtatatattatttaaatccaAGTCAACTTATGTTCTTTTTGTATGGAGTCCATGTTACTtctgatattattttattggcaAAAGGTTTGTGTTATGTAAAGATTTTAacttgattatattttaaattcatcatgaacatttaatttttcttttgattcataattaacttaatttgagAATATGGTaaattataaatgattaaattttgttgttctaCAAATCACAAACAAAAATTGAATGTAGAGAgtcaacaaatttttttaacttatttttttcttgaacagAGTTCACAACCATAACTTAAgcatgaatttgaaatattttctaagttgCTACTAAAGGAATTCTAATTTCCTAATTAGAAGTTTGCCATTtaatcatggttttaaaaatcggattaGATCAATCGATCACGATTTTGGTTCAGTTTGGTGAATTGGACCGAAATATGGTTAAATCAGAATAAAATCGGATGAACCGATGGTCCAATCGACGAACCGGTCGGTTCCTTCCGAACTTGACGGttccaccatttttttattttttattttaatttttacaatatCAAAGCAATGTCGTTTTGATGGCTTTAGCGAATACACCCTTGCGGTGCCTTAGCTCCGTCCCTTGACCAACATAGCTCCAACAATAGGTCGATGGCCTGCCTATTGCCGACGAACCCCCCACACATAAAAAACCACTCCTCCCTTCCTCCTTCCCCTTTCGGGGGTTCCAAACTTCCAACACCAACAATCTGTAACATGACGCCCTAACTCCACCCCCCAGTCGTCCCAGCTCTAGTAGTCGGTCGTTGGCCCGCCTGCCGTTGACGAGCCCCTTCTCACACAGAAAACCACTCTTTGCCTAGAAGTGTACCTTTtaatcatgattttaaaaatcggaCTAGATCTATCGGCCATGGTTTCAGTCCAATTTGGTGAATTGGATTGGAATATGGTTGAACCGAAATCAAATCGGGTGAACCGGTAGTTCGATTGACGAATTGGATAgttcaactatatatatatatatatatatatatatatatatatatatatatatatatatatatatatatatatatatattttaatggcatcaaaacgacatcgttttgATGACTCTAGCGAACCCACCGCCACAGCGCCTCAGTTTCATCCCCTAACTACCTTAACTCTAGCAATAGGTTGATGGCCCACATGCCGCTAACAAACCTCCACAGACAGAAAACCACTCTTTGCCTCTCATCGCAAGTTCCAAACTCCCAACTCCAATAGTTTGTACCGTGACGCTCTAGCTTCACCCCTTGGCCATCCTAGCTCTAGTACGTAGCAAGTCGTTGGCTCATTGACGAGTCCCTCCTCACATAGAAAACCACTCTTTGTCGCGCATTTTCCTTTCCCCTCGTTGACAGCACACCTTTATGCTATTGACAAGCAGGTGAAAGTGTGAAACTAAAATCTTAaactcccattttttttttttttttaaatttaaattttatgttttatatttaatgtcttaattttttgttgttataattttaatgttatgtttaatatttaatatttataattttttcattttttgtttatttattgcattttgaaatttttgttgattttcaaatgaaattctaatttttaaattttaaataaatatttgatttgaaagtaaatttcttattttgaatttttttttgtaataaatttcaatttttttaattcttttatttttaaaattattgatgacTTGATTCTCTAAATTAATGTGGggtttttataaattgttgatgacttcattttttaattttatgattaaaattgtgatttttgtttacaatttgatagagaaataaaaaaatggaataaaaaatgaaaaaactcaacaaacaaagtagatattgtcaaaatttagatataatttattatttttatttatttattattttttaattttaattatatatataatatatagttGTGACATCACCGATTTGATCGAATCCGACTAGTGAATTATGAATCtgtaactttttcaatttaataactgATCCAATCATGAAAACATAACTTTTAATCAAACTAATGACATCCCTTTTCTTGCTTAATTTGCAAGCAAGATATTATCGATTGTCATTAGACAGAAGAGGGGTTGAACTAGACTAACTAAGAGCTAGATTCGATATTCCATATGCGACTGCTATTATAGAACAATAGATTGGGAAAAAAGATATAGATATTTAGAGGAAAGAAGTATTCGTGTTGTGGACAGCTTAACCAAAGAGAGTAGAAGAACCTTTTCCTCCCTTTGCAAAAGTAAGAAATCGAAATTTAAAATGTCCCAAAAAGATGAAGTCATAGCataattgaaacattttttttcttttactttaatttttgccaacacttttatttatttatttttgaatttttgttagTGTTACAATCGCAATCTAATTTTGGCCATAATTATTCTATCAAGTTTTCAacttgacaattttttttcatatatagtTTAAGTTTATGCAAATCAAGAGCAACACGTAGTTTAATATCATGCATAAAGAATATCGCTTATCTTGATTTTAATCCAAAGGTAGTGACCATGTTTTTGGAACAAAGTTCaagcaaaaactaaaaatggttAATTTGTTCTCATCTAGACTAAGAATTGTTCATGttggataatgaaatttatatttggacttgtttaatttagaatctttaaattgaacttataaGGATCAAGAGATTTGTCTCCTTAATGTCATAAAtttaccaataattttttttcttttacatttttttaaaaatcattatggGTTAGGCTCTTGTAATTAAGCTACAAGCAATTGCAGTTTAAGCTAATGCTTTAAGAAATATGatcaaattttcaacttttGATGTATATTAGATTATTGAAACATACCATCTGTAATAATGACTggtttaaataaatcaaacttgGCTGTAAGATTTGTGTACAAACTTTTAGTTGTCTGATCTATGTTTCTAACtatccataaaattaaaatgagctTCAAGATTTTTGTATACCAATTGAATGCATATTCTTACAAGGAGAGAAACAAATTGTTTAACTAGAAGTTCTCTTTCCCCTCGGGATTATTGCATATTTCCACAAATTGAACAAGTTCTAGGTTTCCGTCCTATCAAAACATTTGAAGGCACTTCTTCTATTCTCCTCATTGcaatttattatgaatttttagcTGGTTCAGGAAACACTCTTTATAGAAAAAGATGTATGAAATTAGCTGGTTCTATTTGGACAACAAAAGTTCAAAACAAGAATCAAATCAAATCGGATGGCTTCAGAGAGAGAATCTTAATGTCATCAACCAGCTCTTTCTAATATGCCTTCATGAAGTTCCTCCGGTagataatataaacaaaaatgaaggGACACTGGAACTTCAGAACCATACACGAAGGGCTGAAGCTTTGTAGCTGTGCTCCTGACCAGCAGTGATGAAGTTCCACCGTTGAGCTAGCGCTGAAGTTTAAATTGTTAGGACCTTTCCTTCCTTCAACCTTTCTGGAAGTCAGAGAAAAGACTTAAATTGTTGCTTTAGAACTGCACAAAAAAGAGTAGCTTGAAGGAAATTAAGTTTGAACTCTTCCATTTATCCAAATCATAAGCCTGCAGTGATGCTGTTGAAAACATTGAAGGGCTCGGATATGCATTCGATTACTGTGCAATAAGCCTGGCTATCATGAATGAACTTTAGTCCTTAAAATCTATAGATCATGTTCAAATGCGTTGCTTGTTTGTTAGGCCAATTTTACACTTGGGACGACGGACCccattgatttttttaagtattaatgcAGGATAAAGTTGAAAATAGTCATCACTGCTTTGGCAGCAGATGGAACGAAGGTTTCAAAGTcatatgagaaaaataagataaactGAAAGCCTTTCTTGAGAAATTTACTGTTTGTTTCTACCAAACTTGTGTCTTTCATGTTATTTAGTTTGGTTGCACTCTCAAAATGATTTCCCAGGAAAATGGAGAAGTGTAGTTAGAAAACCTGTACTACTGCAGCAACTTCTGAACTTATTGTCAAACTTCTCTACTATTCAGTTATCCCTCCTTTCATCAACATAGGGTAGAGGGTATATAATTCAATTATTAATGCGATCAAGATTGAACTAGCAAAAATATCTGTGGAGCTGTCATCCATATGTGCAAATGATGCACATTGTGGTTGGCTTTACTCCCCAACAAATTATTTGGTCTTGATGACGCTATGCTGACCAAATAATCATATCATCAGTGAAGTATGACCAGATCTTGATGAAAgctaaaaatttctaaaaacaagagagctatatatagaagaaaaggagaatgaaattaaaatatgtacATGCAGTTGGTTTCTGATATATAACGGTACCTTGTTTCTTGAGGCAGATGGTGGTGGCCTTTGGATCAGTTTATATTAAGCAGAAGTAGTCACAGGGCAACTCTCCTTTGGCGGGTCATTGGAAGTTAATCAACACCGGAGATAAGCCACAAAGGATTATCTATTGCCATCTCCTGCCAGAAGGAGAGAAGCCCTACAACTACTTCGCTTAGTAGTGAACACTGTCCGCTCGCCACATGATCATCTGGGTTATGCCAATTAGGGGACCCTTGAGCTTCACATATATATAGTCCAGAAAGCTCTTCTTTTCGAGCCCTAGCTATGGAATAAGCCATTGAGAAATGGCATATGCTAGAGGGTTATGCCAGGGATATCCTTTGATGCCTTCTCTTAAAGTTAGCATTCCATGCAAAGGCTCTTGTCTGATCAAAAGCTTCTTACTATTGTTTGAGATTCTACATAGCATGATTTCGACCTatgaatgttttttttcctccatatCTGTTTGGATCAGGGAGGATGAGAAAAAGCAGTCCAGAGGAGAGATGCCCTCTTTCGCTTACAGAAGGAGGCAAGAAAATTTGGGCCTCAAGGTATATTATGTGTCATATTCCTctcgttttttttattgtgcTTTATGTTTTCGTCTTTTGGGTGACTCTGAATTCAACACAACCTTGAATCCAATGTTATTTTTGTCCAATCAGGATAATGGCCATAGTCTTCACATGCTTTTGTCTTC
Proteins encoded in this window:
- the LOC117933083 gene encoding primary amine oxidase-like, yielding MEGRNLLRLLFFLVTGLFLLLFTWANFPYLPSNKAELLDCTSFSPWCTSKSKPHLTTNPSNPTGGHRRHHSSDVPHHPLDPLTVQEINRVRTTLSSHAPLKASKRYTIHAVDLEEPAKPLVLRWKKGNPMLPRRASVIALVGGESHLLTVDLATSQVTRDDVLPPSGYPTMTVEDMTMATKAPLVDGNFNRTIIERGIDLADLACLPLSTGWFGKSEEKRRLIKVQCYSMKDTVNFYMRPIEGLTVLVDLDSKQVVEISDRGQNIPIPNAANTDYRYSAQSKPTNLLNPISIEQPKGPSFTVENDHLIKWANWEFHLKAESRAGVIISRVMFRDPDTGLLRNVMYKGLTSEFFVPYMDPTDAWYFKTYMDAGEYGFGLQAMPLDPLNDCPRNAYYMDGVFAAADGTPFVQSNMICIFESYSGDIGWRHAESPITGMGIREVRPKVTLVVRMAASVANYDYIVDWVFQTDGLIRIKVGLSGILMVKGSPYVNMNQVPGQEYLYGTLLSENVIGVIHDHYLTFYLDMDVDGSDNSFVKVNLEKQMTANGESPRRSFLKATRKVAKTEKDAQIKFKLYEPAEFHVINPSKKTRVGNPVGYKVVAGGTAASLLDHGDPPQKRGAFTNNQIWVTPYNRSEQWAGGLLVSQSQGDDNLAVWSDRNRPIENKDIVLWYTLGFHHIPCQEDFPVMPTVSSSFDLKPVNFFESNPILRMPPNVENDLPICKPAASA